The Citrus sinensis cultivar Valencia sweet orange chromosome 4, DVS_A1.0, whole genome shotgun sequence DNA segment AAAGCCTTGTAGTAACTGACTTGATCTCTTTGGTTTTTGCAGATGACACTGACTTTAGCTGAAGGGATTGGCTCAGCATCGGACAAAGACCATGTTCCAAAATTTTTGCAGCTCTGGCAGTAGACCATGCCTTCAACAACCACATCAACTTTCTTCTCCGCTGCTGGGGCATACTCATTATCGGCGAAGGCAGTGAAGGCCAATTGAAGAAGCAAGAGTGATGAGATGACAATTGTGAGATTGTTGCTTGCCATTTTTTTGAAAGCTGCCTGAAATGAAGAGGGTATATATAGTTTGTTGTTGTacgctaatttttttttttttttttttttttaagtttcgaTGAACGTGTAAGCTACTAAGCTACATGTCAATGATTATGTTTTCCTCAAATGTTGTTGTTTACGTGAAGGCCACCTTCCTTTacccttattttatttaaatatatttttgtcttcGTCTTCGTCTTCTTTAATAGGGTTATTTCCACCTAACCCCCAAATCTTTCAACATTTTTCACCGTACACCCaaacttttcaacattttCTACTGCACACTCAATTCTATAAATTTGACCGTTAACGGAgctatttaaaagttaataaaatatttgaaataccccttatcttgaattagaaaagaattaaatgagataaaatattaatccaataattaatatttacattaaaaattcttaattaaaagtaattaataataatcccatcaattaatttatcaaataaatttaatttatcattatcaaataatatttagggcataaatttctaaatttaccCTTTGACCGTTAGAATAAATGGTCAAGTTAACAAATTTGGGTGTGGATTGAACATTGTTGAAACATTTAGGTGCGCGGTGCAATATGTTGAAACATTTAGGGGCGACGAAATTAACCCTCTTTAATATGATGCGTATGAAAGGACTGTATAATGCCTGTGTGAgtaatgatttttcattttatttttcctccctaattttcttttaatatttccGTCGTTTTGTCTTGGCGATTGGTATTTGGAATGCATGATAAGAGTATCTCAAAAAggttatattaattttactctttaaatatttattttacttttttatgtgataaaaaagagagtaaaaaaatatgttattctctaaataaaaataagttaatattattttaattaaataaatatttaaaaaaaaaataaatgataattaaaatatttttctctctctctaataaaaagtaataaaataaattgaaaaaggaaaaaacaattcaacaaaattaaagagagagagaaatttcttattaaagaattttaattaaaatattttttaaaattttaaatattgacgtgactctttaaataaataataaaatgtgattctttaaataagtGATAAAACTTTAATTGAAAAGTTTATTGAAGATACTGAGTGTGGTGGCCCAGGATATTTCAAATAGACTGATTGGGATGGGTCACCGGGGATACACGCTTCGGGCCAACCGCACTCAATCGGCCTAGGCTTTGGTTCAGCCCGctctagttttattttattattttttaaaatcatactataatttactttgaatgaatataattataacataatttagGGACTATTGAGCATCGTTCAacaatcatcatcaaataacGACAATTTACCCTGcacttatattttgatttagtgAGCGTTTAACTTGAACAAATCTTTTAtgttagggaaaaaaaaggtcaaattCCCATTGTAAATAGATTCACCACGTTTGACCTTCTCTTTAACTTAAGATTATTCCTAcatttataattcttttatttcagCATTCTGATCAGGTCGAATTCTTAATTTGACAATGCCATAGTCTGAAAATTTGctccaattaaaaaaataaataaattatgaaaaaaattgtatcacAAAATTGGGGAAAGTTCCCACACTGCATTTGTCTAAGAAAGTTCGTTTGGCCACCGCGTCGAATTTCCCTGAAACCTggtcatttaataaattaatgggcAATATTTATTTCAGGATCCTCAGTTTGTCAAACTTAGCAACTGGCACGCGCCTTACAACTCGAGCACCTTGAAACAGTCAATCGATCCAGAGAGGCGTATCAGTCAACACCCAAAATTAAAGCAACCtccacatttaaaaaaaaaaaatgaaacttctACATTTAATTAGATGACacaatgccttttttttttcctcccccTTTTGGGTTAATCGTATGCATCTTCACATCCAGTCACCcaccaaattttttaaaaagagaagcaaaaaacaaagaaaatatccCCGAATTTACCACTTATCTCggattatatttatatacatcTGCAATTCCATCAACCTATACACAAAGTAATTGAACCAAAAggcaatgattttttttttttttgcctaaCCAAACTAGAAAACATGGTAAAATTTGAAGCTTTTCATACTTGCAATCCAAAATTCATAATCTAGATTGCCTCTGTAGATAAAATCTCAATCTCTGCCCACCAAAGAGgggaaagttttgggattgcTCCATCTGGTGTTATTCCGGTTATCTCTCTCAATATTGCGGCAATGTCTCTCATTGTCGGTCTTTTTTCTGGGTCGGCGCGGACACAAGATTTTATCAGTTCACCAAGTTTCTCTAGCTGCTCCTCATCAAAAGAGCTTAAAGTTGGATCAACAAATTGTTGAAGGGGTTGCACTCCACTCAAATAATCAGCTGCCCAGTCTTCTAGAGAGCCGTTGTCCACCAAATAAGGGAGCCTACCCGTTAccatttcaaataataatactccAAAGTTGTACACGTTGCTTTCAAGGCTTGCTGAGGGTGCACTTGAAAGTTTTTTGCTAGTTGCTGCCATTTCAGCCATGGCTATCTCATTCCAGAAGCTTAAGTCTGATAATTTGGCTGCATAGTCCTCAGTCAGATGGACAGCTGAAGAGTTCAAGTAATTGTGGGCTATGGGTGGGTTCAGCTGATGCATATGCTCTAGGCAGTAAGCCATACCCATTGCAATCCGCAACCTCATTCCCCAGTCCAAATGCTCTGATTCTTTAACTGCAGCAacgaaaaaaaatagtatcttatgcatgatctACCATAAAGTCAAGTACCTGAAAGAATGGCAAATAAAGGATATGCTACTAACAGAGTATGTAAACATtagaaaagttaatttaatcaaattgatAACTTTCTTCTCCAGGATAAAATGCTAAATGTAGATGTACCTACTTCCTACTAAGCTAAAAAGACACCATCCCagtaacaaaaatttatcacCTTCTTCACAAAACCTAGTACTTATATTACGAGATAAGCAAGCTCATGAAATCATATGACTATATGATTTGTCCATACAATAACCTGATAAGAACAATGAGATACTTACTGTGTATATGCTCAAAGAGTGTTCCATTAGGAGCATATTCAAACACCATCATTCTGGTGAAAGGCTCCTCTTCTTCACAAAATCCAATAAGATTGACAAAATTTTTGTGGTTCACTTTTGATAACGTGTCAATCTGAAACCACAACCAcagaaaaaatacaaaaggTCAGATAGTGTCACCAACACTTAGAAATCAGTAGTTGCTGATAGATTACCTTCTTCCTAAACTGCACTTCTAAGTTCTTAGGCCAATCCTTGGCAGATGCCACTGAGACAGAGGCCACAGCTATTTCAACTCCATTAGACAATGTCCCTTTGTACACCGTACCAATCGGTGAAGAACCAATTACATTACTGAAATCTTCACAAGCTGCTTCAAGCTCGGATCTCTTAAGCTTTGGAACACCTGAAATGAATAATCACAATCATTTGAGTATATAGACAAAAACCTGACTATCAACATGTTAAACATATGTAGCCTAGCAGGTGGGGAGCGGGGAAGGGATGAAGGGATTTGGTTCTCTGGGATCTTTGCTTGTTATGGACACGCCTGTGGTCAAACATTTAACATTTACAGCtttaaatgcaataaaaaaataaaaaaataaaatacataataaaCAATATGATATGAAATCTATGATCATAGCCATTTAACTTGTGTTGCTTATAAACGAGAAGTATGCTTTGaataataaactataatatgtgtgatgaaaattatttatagtgAAATATGCATAGCCAGTTCCTGGAGTAGGAAATTGAATGGGTCCAGGAACTAGAATGGTGCCAACCATTAAAGGATACAATTCAACCTCCTGAATATCTTCTCTTTTCAGCCACTGGTTGACTGTTTTCAATTGATTGATTGGCACCATAGATAACCTTAGAAATGATTGTCACCTGAGAAAGAATAGTTACCAGTTACAAATGCTTTCTGAAGCTGTCCGCTCAATCCTGTGGCCCAAGGTTTGACAGTAGATACCTTATTGCTTCTGCAGAGATATATGCCCACAATTGCTACCACAAGTATGGCGCCCCCTATGACTCCGCCCAGAATAGCAATATGTTTTGAAGAACTCCCACCTGATTTTTGGAGGCTTTGTGATGAGGAAGGCCTTGGAATTGAAAGGGAAGGAGTAGGAGTTGGAGTTTGATttggagctggagctggagctggatTGGAAAGTTTTGGAGGTGAAACGGAATCATTACGATCAGAGCTTGTTGCATTTCCCTTTGTGTCGTTTGAGGAAGCAACAGCAGTAGGTGGAATAGCATCTGATGAAGGAAGTGGAGAAGAGGTACGCGCATTTCCAAAATTACGGTCTTTGAGATTTCTGAAAGGATGAATTTGCAGCAGTCTCCTTTGAACAGTATCTTCATCAAGGACACCATTCCTAGGAAAGATTTAGGGGAGCATTAGGGGAAAACTGTAAAAGTGAAAAGGAAAAGTACAGTAACTAATATGCAAAAATTACACTATGAAAGCAAATCACAAGTCATTAAAAGGTCCTATAGAAAAATACATAGAGCATTCTTTCTGAAACTTTTAGTTGTTTTACATCGTCAAAATATGCTGTGTAAGATGCACTGTAAGATGAAAGACCAAGACACAGTGTATTTGCACCACTAAACTTTCCTTTaagaacctttttttttttttatcttgacTTGGCCAAAATATGGGGAATTTCTTACTTTTCTCGGAGGATCAGACCCAGCAACTGGGTGAACCTATCAATATCCATAATCTAGACCCATGCTTCGAGCTGTTTCATGCCATAAATTCCCTCCCCATCCATGTCTGTGGGTTGGAACCTTAGACTTCTTGTGTTCAAcccaataattttatcaactaaaCTAGTTGGCACCCACAAACATAAATTCTCTTATTTTAAGACTACATATGATAtatgatttggaatattatACTAAAGCAAAGAAATGTATATCAAACGCACTTCAGCAACATACCATTTAATCGATCTTTCGTACCAAGACTGTTCCTTTTTAGCAGCACTAGATAGCTGGCCTTCATCCACTTGGGATTCAGAAAGCACCTGAAGTTTATATATCTCGGGAGATAGGCTTCCAACAAAGTCATTGTTGTCCAATAAACTGCAACGTAAACAGAGAATTTAGTCACTATACCAGAGATAAAATTGAGCTGTTTTTTAGTGAGATTGAATCATTCGATGCTATCAACTTACAGAATTGTCAGTGAATGATTAATGCCCAGGTCATTTGGGAGAGGTCCACTAAAGTTATTGTGTCCGAAATCCAACACCTCTAACTCCTCCAACTCTCCAAATCCTTCAGGAATGATTCCACTAAAAGAGTTGTTGCGTAAAATACTGCAGAGAGACACAGAGTCATCACAATGCCCATATAAATATAGAAAGGAAAAACTCAAAAACCAAAGTAACAACTGTCATCAGGAATCTGGCTAGCAAAAGCTATAGATACTTACATAGACTTTATGTGAGTTAGGCTTTGGATCTCCGGAGCCAGAGTTCCTTCAAGGCATAGATCCTTCAAGTTCCTGCACATTACACACATTTATTCTCAAAACCAATTTGAGAATATAACCAGTAGTAAACTCACGATATCCATAACTACACCTAATAACCTATTGACTTCAAACAAACACcatcattaataaaaaatgaacccCTTTCATTAAATCCATAATTATCGACTACCATAAAAAGAGAATAACTCTAGCAATACTTTTCAGAACCCATCTAGTTTTGTCATTATTGTTAGGTAATAATCTCTAGCAATAACAGCTATTCAATAAGTgttggaaaaacaaaaaaggaagTTACGGTTATTTTTAGGCCAATCACAACTGGATATAACAAGCACTAACAGTCCATATTAAGGTTTAATAAAAACACTCAAAATTTAACTTGATTGCTTTTCTTTGTAGCAGACAGAGAGCAAATAAGCCAAtactttttgagtttttacATACAAATTTACAACTTTGCCATCAGAGCACTCAACGCCGAACCAAGAACACGGATTATTCTCTGTATCACAACTTCTCCAACTCGTTAAAGCACCATATGGATCACGCaccactctctctctcaatcTCAACAGAGCCAAACCTGCGCTCGCAGCCAGACAGTAACATAAATTCAGAAACTTTCCTCCATTTCCCGGCTAAACAAACAGAAAAGAGAAtaactttaagaaaaaaaaacaatattgtTGATTTTGTACCTTCGTCGTTTAAAGACCAACACAAGCACAAACTTTGAGAAATTAGAACTACGAACAGAACTCCTAATCTGGTGAACTTCCAGTTCTGGTCCATTTTCCACCGGAGTTGAGAAACGATGTCGGATCGGAGAacttaaagttttaaattaactgaagttttaaaaattaaggattTAGATTGAAACGGAGAACACAAATGTGAAATATCTGAGTTTTCAAGTCATCTTCGCGTGCCCGCAAGCAAATTTAGACCGAAAGAGAATACCAAAACCAACAGAAACCTGTACTTTGAAAACGCGTACTGCACTATAACTGTTCTTAGGCTTTTATCATGAAGGTACCTAAGTTCTTACATTTTTACAACAGAAGgcataatttctttatttgcaTGACATATATTGATATATAGACCAACAATACCCTTATAATAGTTATACAACATCAATTGAaggatattttaataattttactaataaaatatttaaaaagataaaaatttaaaatctaatacGATAcagtataataataatataaataatatttaatctaatcatataaaaattaaatctaatgtgaacttaaatttcttgattcagATTGACATGATTGTAACACAATATACACTTATACTAATCTCTACGAAATGATTGGAATAGATGcctaatttaataatataattccGTGATTTAGATAGGGCTTGCATGATTGGGACCACTTTAATATAAGTGGAAAATCTAACCACTTTAATATAAGTGGAAAATCTATGTCCTTGcttgaaaaacttaaaaaaaaaattaagggacCTAGATGACAATATTTTCGAATTAATTACGCCCCACGGCAGTGGTGAAAAACGACAGGTCGTTTGAGTAAGTTTAGGGGGGTGGGGGTGCCGGCAAAGACTTTTGAATTATGAGCTGGACTCAGTCATTTTCATTGTACGAAGGTGCAGTGGCCCACTTGCCTTGTAATTTactgtaattaaaatatttccaaATTTCTTTCTTACTGTTGCTAATATTGGGGTTGGTCGCTGGCGTTGCTTCCTTGATGCTTCCGGTGTAAATCTGAACTGGTTCTAGgtatattttcttaatttacaGGGAAAAGGACCTAGATTCTAAGATTTGTCATAATGGGCCGTTAAACTCTCACAGTATCAACAATATATCCCTAgatttttattgtttcaaaaataaaaaatggacaTTTAGATCTTCGTATTGAAGTTCGACAATTTGATAGCCACTTGGGCTTAGCTCAAGTGGCTAGAACCACTCCCTCAATTTTTAATGGGTTTGAGACCCCGCAGGTGTATTGCAggagtttaattaaaatgtttttccTTAGAGCTCCAGAACTTAAGTGAAGATAGTCTTTCTCGCAGGAGTGTAGTTGGgcgtccctcgaatatttgagagagttaaaaaatttgagcGCTACCATATCGGAGTTGATGTAAACGGATCTCAGTAATTTATATGGCCTAAATAGCAGGAGCAATAGTTCTCTTCAAactcttcaaaaaaaaaaaaaaattcgacaatttaattggaaataaaataataatgcatTAGATTTCCACCaagattaatatattataatgttCTTATCTCTATTAAAAACGGATAACTTcaccaaccaaaaaaaaaaaagtctaatTGTCTATGTATAAAACGACATAGGATCagacatttttaaataatggtCTAGATTTTGATATACTGCAAtgccatttatttttattaaaataaatggaacTCACTAACTGAAGGAAGTaaatatttctataaaaaatgatatgatTTTCTCCTAAATATCTCTCAAATTTGGGCATCATTTTCCATCGtgtttacaattaataatttgttttacatatattgttgttaataatgataccTAAATAATGCCCACCATAGTTATAGTTCTAATGAAATGAAGTTATGAAATAATTCaatgatttttaattacatcCAACACGTTGAATGTTGACCTTACATTTGTCATTGTGCCTTCACCAGACAAAGCAAATACATCcaataatttatctaaataagaaaattattattttttctttatgtcTTTGCTAGCAGGGCAATCTTAGTGTCGAGTTTTATGTTttagaagaattttaatttctgaTCATTATAAACTTCAATTAT contains these protein-coding regions:
- the LOC102620011 gene encoding probable inactive receptor-like protein kinase At3g56050 isoform X2, with the protein product MDQNWKFTRLGVLFVVLISQSLCLCWSLNDEGLALLRLRERVVRDPYGALTSWRSCDTENNPCSWFGVECSDGKVVNLNLKDLCLEGTLAPEIQSLTHIKSIILRNNSFSGIIPEGFGELEELEVLDFGHNNFSGPLPNDLGINHSLTILLLDNNDFVGSLSPEIYKLQVLSESQVDEGQLSSAAKKEQSWYERSIKWNGVLDEDTVQRRLLQIHPFRNLKDRNFGNARTSSPLPSSDAIPPTAVASSNDTKGNATSSDRNDSVSPPKLSNPAPAPAPNQTPTPTPSLSIPRPSSSQSLQKSGGSSSKHIAILGGVIGGAILVVAIVGIYLCRSNKVSTVKPWATGLSGQLQKAFVTGVPKLKRSELEAACEDFSNVIGSSPIGTVYKGTLSNGVEIAVASVSVASAKDWPKNLEVQFRKKIDTLSKVNHKNFVNLIGFCEEEEPFTRMMVFEYAPNGTLFEHIHIKESEHLDWGMRLRIAMGMAYCLEHMHQLNPPIAHNYLNSSAVHLTEDYAAKLSDLSFWNEIAMAEMAATSKKLSSAPSASLESNVYNFGVLLFEMVTGRLPYLVDNGSLEDWAADYLSGVQPLQQFVDPTLSSFDEEQLEKLGELIKSCVRADPEKRPTMRDIAAILREITGITPDGAIPKLSPLWWAEIEILSTEAI
- the LOC102620011 gene encoding probable inactive receptor-like protein kinase At3g56050 isoform X1 — translated: MDQNWKFTRLGVLFVVLISQSLCLCWSLNDEGLALLRLRERVVRDPYGALTSWRSCDTENNPCSWFGVECSDGKVVNLNLKDLCLEGTLAPEIQSLTHIKSIILRNNSFSGIIPEGFGELEELEVLDFGHNNFSGPLPNDLGINHSLTILLLDNNDFVGSLSPEIYKLQVLSESQVDEGQLSSAAKKEQSWYERSIKWNGVLDEDTVQRRLLQIHPFRNLKDRNFGNARTSSPLPSSDAIPPTAVASSNDTKGNATSSDRNDSVSPPKLSNPAPAPAPNQTPTPTPSLSIPRPSSSQSLQKSGGSSSKHIAILGGVIGGAILVVAIVGIYLCRSNKVTIISKVIYGANQSIENSQPVAEKRRYSGGVPKLKRSELEAACEDFSNVIGSSPIGTVYKGTLSNGVEIAVASVSVASAKDWPKNLEVQFRKKIDTLSKVNHKNFVNLIGFCEEEEPFTRMMVFEYAPNGTLFEHIHIKESEHLDWGMRLRIAMGMAYCLEHMHQLNPPIAHNYLNSSAVHLTEDYAAKLSDLSFWNEIAMAEMAATSKKLSSAPSASLESNVYNFGVLLFEMVTGRLPYLVDNGSLEDWAADYLSGVQPLQQFVDPTLSSFDEEQLEKLGELIKSCVRADPEKRPTMRDIAAILREITGITPDGAIPKLSPLWWAEIEILSTEAI